The proteins below are encoded in one region of Rhododendron vialii isolate Sample 1 chromosome 7a, ASM3025357v1:
- the LOC131332236 gene encoding uncharacterized protein LOC131332236, giving the protein MKETRKLKSFETLILYAQNTTFKTYVAKLLLHVTTHLQKHLTVKVKSKLESMLNNIAAGIECNPSVDHSDLFVFLYTLIEDGVAYETGRNKSFSVLNTSMQSGNEAINKIITSGRLVDSSQSSHLVRVFALGLLHNRMKNPKLHKKDEQQLEMWDPFVRLLTECLTSKYDDIISDALRSLAPLVGLLLPALKSQANKIRTFLLVIAHGSIKCSPMMQSCLRLLAVLLHNTQITLSEDQWHVFIQCPLFIDLESNPPSVALSLLKA; this is encoded by the coding sequence atgaaagagacTAGAAAGCTCAAGTCTTTTGAAACCCTCATATTATATGCCCAAAATACCACGTTCAAAACATATGTGGCGAAGCTGCTTTTACATGTTACCACTCATCTGCAGAAGCATTTGACCGTGAAAGTGAAATCCAAATTGGAATCTATGTTAAACAACATAGCTGCTGGTATTGAGTGCAATCCATCAGTAGATCATTCTGACCTCTTTGTCTTTTTGTATACCCTCATTGAAGATGGCGTTGCTTATGAAACTGGCAGAAATAAAAGTTTCTCTGTTCTAAATACAAGTATGCAATCTGGAAATGAGGCCATCAACAAAATAATTACATCGGGCAGGTTAGTTGACTCCTCACAATCCTCGCATCTTGTAAGAGTATTTGCTCTTGGATTGCTGCACAATCGCATGAAGAATCCAAAACTTCACAAAAAGGATGAACAACAATTGGAAATGTGGGATCCTTTTGTTAGATTGCTCACCGAGTGCTTGACCTCCAAGTATGATGATATCATATCTGACGCGCTCAGGAGCCTTGCTCCACTTGTGGGGCTCCTTTTACCAGCCCTTAAATCTCAAGCTAACAAGATAAGGACCTTTCTATTGGTCATAGCTCATGGCTCAATTAAATGTAGCCCTATGATGCAATCATGTCTAAGGTTGCTAGCAGTGCTTTTGCATAACACTCAAATTACTCTTTCCGAAGATCAATGGCATGTGTTTATCCAATGTCCTCTATTTATTGATCTTGAAAGTAATCCCCCATCTGTTGCTCTTTCACTTTTAAAGGCGTAA